A DNA window from Microcystis aeruginosa NIES-843 contains the following coding sequences:
- the ilvA gene encoding threonine ammonia-lyase, biosynthetic, with translation MYCDYLVQILTARVYDVAQETPLELAPNLSQRLHNQLLLKREDMQSVFSFKLRGAYNKMAHLSRDLLQKGVIAASAGNHAQGVALGARQLGTQAIIVMPVTTPQVKIDAVKARGGIVVLHGDTYDDAYTYARQLEAEKGLTFIHPFDDPEVIAGQGTIGMEILRQYQQPIEAIFVAIGGGGLISGIAAYVKRLRPEIKIIGVEPVDSDAMNQSLKAGYRVRLSQVGLFADGVAVREVGEETFRLCQQYVDEIILVDTDDICAAIKDVFQDTRSILEPAGALAVAGAKAYVEREGIEDKTLVAVACGANMNFDRLRFVAERAELGERREALYAVTIPEQPGSLRRFCECVGKRNLTEFSYRIADEKEAHIFVGAQIENRTDAKKLAESFEACGFKTLDISDDELTKLHLRHMVGGRSHLADHELFYRFEFPERPGALMKFVASMSPHWNISVFHYRNNGADYGRIVVGIQVPPDEMNQWQAFLDTLGYRYWDESQNPAYQLFLG, from the coding sequence ATGTACTGCGATTACCTGGTTCAAATCCTCACCGCACGCGTCTACGATGTCGCCCAAGAAACCCCCTTGGAACTTGCCCCCAATCTCTCCCAACGCTTGCACAATCAGCTTTTACTCAAGCGCGAGGATATGCAGTCGGTTTTCTCCTTTAAACTGCGCGGCGCATACAACAAAATGGCGCATTTGTCAAGGGATTTGTTACAAAAAGGTGTAATTGCTGCTTCGGCGGGAAATCATGCCCAGGGAGTCGCTTTGGGGGCGCGGCAATTGGGAACCCAAGCGATTATCGTTATGCCTGTCACCACTCCGCAAGTCAAAATCGACGCGGTAAAAGCCCGGGGCGGGATTGTCGTCCTGCACGGTGACACCTACGATGATGCCTACACCTACGCGCGGCAGTTAGAAGCGGAAAAAGGCTTAACTTTTATCCATCCCTTCGATGACCCGGAGGTAATCGCCGGCCAGGGTACGATCGGTATGGAAATTTTACGACAATATCAGCAACCGATCGAGGCGATTTTCGTCGCTATTGGTGGCGGTGGCTTAATATCAGGTATTGCAGCCTATGTCAAGCGTTTACGCCCAGAAATTAAAATTATCGGGGTGGAACCTGTGGATTCAGACGCGATGAATCAATCCCTAAAAGCCGGTTATCGGGTGCGTTTGTCTCAAGTGGGATTATTTGCCGATGGGGTGGCGGTGCGCGAGGTGGGAGAGGAGACTTTTCGTCTCTGTCAGCAGTATGTGGACGAGATTATCCTCGTGGATACGGATGATATCTGTGCGGCGATTAAGGATGTTTTTCAAGATACACGCTCGATTTTAGAACCTGCGGGGGCGTTAGCGGTAGCAGGAGCGAAAGCTTATGTAGAAAGAGAAGGAATTGAGGATAAAACCCTCGTTGCTGTGGCTTGTGGGGCGAATATGAACTTTGATCGTCTGCGGTTTGTGGCGGAAAGGGCAGAATTAGGGGAACGGCGCGAGGCGTTGTATGCTGTGACTATTCCCGAACAACCGGGCAGTTTACGGCGTTTTTGCGAATGTGTCGGCAAACGCAATCTAACCGAATTTAGTTATCGCATTGCCGATGAAAAAGAAGCACATATTTTTGTCGGCGCCCAGATCGAAAATCGCACCGATGCCAAGAAATTAGCCGAGAGTTTTGAAGCTTGCGGCTTTAAAACCCTCGATATTAGCGATGATGAATTGACTAAATTGCATCTGCGCCACATGGTGGGAGGGCGATCGCATTTAGCCGACCATGAATTATTTTATCGCTTCGAGTTTCCCGAACGACCGGGGGCTTTAATGAAATTTGTCGCCTCCATGAGTCCCCACTGGAATATCAGCGTTTTCCATTATCGCAATAACGGAGCCGATTACGGGCGTATCGTCGTGGGCATACAGGTCCCCCCCGATGAAATGAATCAATGGCAAGCTTTTCTCGATACTCTCGGCTATCGCTATTGGGATGAAAGTCAAAATCCTGCCTATCAGTTGTTTTTAGGTTAG
- the rsmH gene encoding 16S rRNA (cytosine(1402)-N(4))-methyltransferase RsmH: protein MNQDFPHISVLSQELIAGLNIQPGGHYLDLTLGGGGHSRLLLEAHPETTVTAIDRDQSALEAAKISLAPYLDSRLTLWWGNFADYDGQNSSFDGIIADLGVSSPQFDQSERGFSFRHTAALDMRMDRCQSLTAADIINHWHEKELADLFYQYGEERLSRPIARSIVQKRPFTTTTELAAVIASSVPASYRYGRIHPATRVFQALRIAVNQELDSLQQLLDQAPHWLKSRGIIAMISFHSLEDRLIKYGFRENNSLKIITKKPIIPSREEQAKNPRSRSAKLRIAQKIESEVI, encoded by the coding sequence ATGAATCAAGATTTTCCCCATATTTCCGTTTTGAGTCAAGAATTAATCGCCGGCTTAAATATTCAACCCGGGGGGCATTATCTCGATCTTACCCTAGGGGGTGGTGGACACAGCCGCCTGCTTTTAGAAGCCCATCCCGAAACGACAGTAACCGCCATCGATCGCGATCAAAGCGCCCTAGAAGCCGCTAAAATTAGTCTCGCCCCCTATCTAGATAGCCGTTTAACCCTCTGGTGGGGGAACTTCGCCGATTATGACGGACAAAATAGCAGTTTTGATGGCATTATCGCCGATTTAGGAGTCAGTTCTCCCCAATTCGATCAGAGCGAGCGCGGCTTTAGTTTTCGCCACACGGCAGCCTTAGATATGCGGATGGATCGCTGTCAATCCCTAACGGCAGCCGATATTATTAACCATTGGCACGAAAAAGAATTAGCAGATCTTTTTTATCAATACGGAGAAGAACGTTTATCTCGTCCTATTGCTCGCTCGATCGTCCAAAAACGTCCCTTTACTACCACTACAGAATTAGCGGCTGTCATCGCTAGTTCTGTCCCCGCTAGTTACCGTTATGGACGTATTCATCCGGCAACGCGGGTTTTTCAAGCCCTACGCATCGCTGTTAATCAAGAATTAGATTCTCTCCAACAATTGTTAGATCAAGCCCCCCACTGGCTAAAATCCAGGGGAATTATCGCTATGATCAGTTTTCATAGTCTAGAAGATCGTCTGATCAAGTATGGCTTTCGCGAAAATAATTCCTTGAAAATTATCACGAAAAAGCCGATTATCCCCAGCCGAGAAGAACAAGCTAAAAATCCTCGTTCTCGTTCGGCTAAACTAAGAATAGCCCAAAAGATCGAATCAGAGGTTATCTGA
- a CDS encoding glycosyltransferase, with protein sequence MQTIYFYAPGEIRQKNIKEDQTLWTGDHSNFTAWIAQTYFHLKQAGFPCEIAREIPEQGILIADRDTLDNDYPFLDKVMLICVKSDKEYHPSAHLHIVYNPSNWEKVKDSIWNPYLISHWPMPGLIPRDRERNTLIENISYIGTRGQLAPELRSEAWRESLATLNCHWMPIGDKFQWNNYTNLDVIVAARSFDSRNYPNKGSIKLINAWHAGVPALLTPELGFLAERKTELDFIIIHSLEEAIEAVRRLKSSPELYQKMVENGYKRAKEHTIETTLNQWISFFEDVAFPTYEKWSALSQIEKRWGSSLLGMVR encoded by the coding sequence ATGCAAACAATCTATTTTTATGCCCCTGGCGAAATCAGACAAAAAAATATCAAGGAAGACCAGACTCTATGGACAGGCGATCATAGCAATTTTACGGCTTGGATAGCCCAAACCTACTTTCATCTTAAACAAGCCGGCTTTCCCTGTGAAATAGCCAGAGAAATCCCAGAGCAAGGAATTTTAATCGCCGACCGAGATACCCTAGATAATGACTATCCTTTCCTGGATAAGGTCATGTTAATTTGTGTCAAAAGCGACAAAGAATATCACCCTTCGGCTCACCTACACATCGTTTATAATCCGTCTAATTGGGAGAAGGTTAAGGACTCTATTTGGAACCCCTATCTAATTAGTCATTGGCCGATGCCTGGGTTAATTCCCAGAGATAGGGAACGGAACACCCTAATCGAGAATATTTCTTACATTGGCACCAGGGGTCAGTTGGCACCGGAATTAAGGTCGGAAGCATGGCGAGAGTCTTTGGCCACTCTCAATTGTCATTGGATGCCGATTGGGGATAAATTTCAATGGAACAATTATACTAATCTAGATGTGATTGTCGCCGCGCGTAGTTTTGATTCTCGAAATTATCCTAATAAAGGTTCTATTAAGCTAATTAATGCTTGGCACGCCGGTGTTCCCGCCCTTTTGACTCCAGAGTTAGGCTTTTTAGCAGAAAGAAAGACGGAGTTAGATTTTATTATTATTCACTCTCTAGAGGAGGCAATTGAAGCAGTTCGTCGTCTGAAAAGTTCTCCAGAACTTTATCAAAAAATGGTTGAAAACGGTTATAAGAGGGCGAAAGAACACACAATTGAAACCACTTTAAATCAATGGATATCTTTTTTTGAAGATGTGGCTTTTCCTACCTACGAAAAATGGTCTGCTTTAAGTCAAATTGAAAAAAGATGGGGCTCTTCGTTACTTGGTATGGTTCGATAG
- a CDS encoding pyridoxal phosphate-dependent aminotransferase has translation MKDLLSRMDGVQTPIIPVVGQLIKANPGTISLGQGIVSYYPPREAIESLSLFLANPKNHQYQSVAGIPPLLAVIRQKLAEDNRVEISDKQAIFVTAGSNMAFMNAILAITSPGDEIILNTPFYFNHEMAIKMADCQVILVATDKNYQLRPAAIEEAITEKTKAVVTISPNNPTGVVYPENTLREVNRICQKKGIYHIHDEAYEYFTYNHARHFSPAAIVGSESWTISLFSLSKAYGFASWRIGYMVVPEHLSEAINKIQDTILICPPVVSQYAALGALQVGKSYPLEQLKTISQVREICLNALESIGDICDVATAEGAFYFFLKISTDKNDFQLVKTLIERQRVAVLPGSTFGLTEGCYLRLAYGALSPETALTAVERLVKGLRYFSQ, from the coding sequence ATGAAAGACCTTCTCTCCCGCATGGACGGGGTACAAACACCGATTATTCCCGTGGTCGGTCAATTAATTAAAGCGAACCCTGGCACTATTTCCCTAGGTCAAGGGATTGTTTCCTATTATCCACCCCGGGAAGCGATCGAATCTCTATCTTTATTTTTAGCCAATCCCAAAAATCATCAATATCAATCTGTGGCGGGAATTCCCCCCTTATTAGCAGTAATTCGGCAAAAACTAGCCGAAGATAATCGGGTAGAAATCAGCGATAAACAGGCAATTTTTGTGACGGCGGGCAGTAATATGGCTTTTATGAATGCCATTTTAGCCATTACTTCCCCCGGGGATGAAATTATTCTCAACACTCCCTTTTATTTCAATCATGAAATGGCCATAAAAATGGCTGATTGTCAAGTTATTTTGGTTGCCACAGACAAAAATTATCAATTGCGTCCGGCCGCCATTGAAGAGGCAATCACGGAAAAAACTAAGGCAGTGGTGACGATTTCTCCTAATAATCCCACGGGAGTAGTTTATCCAGAAAATACCCTAAGAGAAGTCAATCGAATCTGTCAAAAAAAGGGCATCTATCACATTCACGATGAGGCCTATGAGTATTTTACCTATAACCATGCCCGCCACTTTTCCCCGGCGGCAATTGTTGGTAGTGAATCCTGGACTATTTCCTTATTTAGTCTCTCAAAAGCCTACGGTTTTGCCAGTTGGCGCATTGGTTATATGGTAGTACCAGAACATTTATCTGAGGCGATTAATAAGATTCAGGATACTATTTTAATCTGTCCGCCAGTGGTTTCGCAATATGCGGCACTAGGGGCGTTACAGGTGGGTAAAAGCTATCCTTTAGAACAGTTAAAAACCATCAGTCAAGTTAGAGAAATTTGCCTGAATGCTCTAGAATCAATCGGCGATATCTGTGATGTTGCCACTGCGGAAGGTGCTTTTTATTTCTTCCTGAAAATTTCTACAGACAAGAATGATTTTCAGTTAGTTAAAACTTTAATTGAGCGGCAGCGGGTGGCGGTGTTACCCGGTTCAACTTTTGGTCTAACAGAAGGCTGTTATTTGCGTCTTGCCTACGGTGCTTTATCTCCAGAAACGGCTTTAACGGCAGTAGAAAGATTGGTAAAGGGACTGCGTTATTTTAGTCAATGA
- a CDS encoding DnaJ domain-containing protein, with translation MAKKLDFVIPAVGGVTGANLSACLGNIGLVGGFGGISVGLVGMTGIGILTSSAIYASLQGLETNDHNVGLALGIGSLGGIGIYSTFGGVGVAVKGTAFGVGVGSMAIAGGLVGLGIYGVMKMLSPTYSDNNFYRNLEFFDRITREYEEALFWQEVTGKYENLEAELQQLLEEVSVQENQQLDSTEITIPERLSWQCFQTLKGHQANIGAIDVSPDGKIIASAGEDQTIKLWQRETGKLIYSFVGVNEPIQTLAISPNGKSIIAGGLDGRISQWQLDTKQYKSSFFARVNAPHSHDGVILQLAFAANERFIVSASNDKTLRIWGYHTGELKRTLIGHEEAVNTCAISPDSQIIASGSDDKTIKLWRFDNSYAYQTFIGDRAAVNSLAFSNDGQYLISGGSDKTIKIWDIKTGEIIKSWQAHEQAIISIAINPHRHLIASASRTEIKIWQGQTGELIKILRGTAPLKFSPDGHFLITGSYGDKVKIWSEMLGELEIFPPDSDDWWEVLEVSKNASFSEVKQRYYQLARQYHPDHNSSVMAIKIMQKINRAYERFLFSISQR, from the coding sequence ATGGCTAAAAAGCTCGATTTTGTTATTCCCGCCGTCGGTGGAGTCACAGGAGCCAATTTATCTGCTTGTCTGGGAAATATTGGCTTAGTCGGCGGATTTGGCGGTATAAGCGTCGGTTTAGTGGGAATGACGGGGATTGGCATCCTGACAAGTTCGGCAATTTATGCCAGTCTGCAAGGACTAGAAACAAACGATCACAATGTCGGGTTAGCTTTGGGAATAGGAAGCCTTGGCGGAATCGGTATCTACTCTACCTTTGGGGGTGTGGGAGTCGCAGTTAAAGGTACAGCTTTCGGTGTTGGTGTTGGTTCTATGGCAATCGCTGGCGGCCTAGTCGGGTTAGGAATCTACGGAGTGATGAAAATGTTATCTCCCACCTACTCCGACAATAATTTTTATAGGAATCTAGAATTTTTTGATCGCATTACTAGAGAGTACGAAGAAGCTTTATTTTGGCAAGAAGTTACGGGGAAATATGAAAATCTAGAAGCAGAATTACAGCAACTGTTAGAAGAAGTATCTGTTCAGGAAAATCAACAGTTAGATTCTACAGAAATTACTATTCCAGAGCGTTTATCTTGGCAGTGTTTCCAAACTCTTAAAGGTCATCAGGCAAATATTGGGGCGATCGATGTTAGTCCTGATGGTAAAATTATCGCTAGTGCGGGAGAAGATCAAACCATAAAACTTTGGCAGCGAGAAACGGGTAAATTAATTTATTCCTTTGTGGGAGTTAATGAACCGATCCAAACTCTGGCTATAAGTCCTAACGGTAAATCGATTATTGCTGGTGGATTGGATGGCAGAATTAGTCAGTGGCAATTAGACACTAAGCAGTATAAAAGTAGTTTTTTCGCTCGTGTCAATGCTCCCCATAGCCACGATGGTGTAATTTTACAATTAGCTTTTGCTGCCAATGAAAGATTTATTGTTAGTGCTAGTAATGACAAAACTCTGCGAATCTGGGGTTATCATACAGGAGAATTAAAGCGAACTTTAATCGGTCATGAGGAGGCAGTTAATACCTGTGCTATTAGTCCCGATAGCCAAATTATTGCTAGTGGTAGTGATGATAAAACTATTAAATTATGGCGATTTGATAATAGTTATGCTTATCAAACTTTTATCGGTGACAGGGCAGCCGTTAACAGTTTAGCTTTTAGTAATGATGGTCAATATCTAATTAGTGGCGGTAGTGATAAAACGATTAAAATCTGGGATATAAAGACAGGAGAAATTATTAAAAGTTGGCAGGCACACGAGCAGGCAATTATCAGTATTGCTATTAATCCTCATCGCCATCTAATTGCTAGTGCTTCCCGAACAGAAATTAAAATTTGGCAAGGACAAACAGGAGAATTAATTAAAATTTTACGGGGAACTGCTCCCTTAAAATTTAGTCCTGACGGTCACTTTTTAATTACAGGTAGTTATGGAGATAAGGTAAAAATATGGTCAGAAATGTTAGGAGAATTAGAAATATTCCCCCCAGATTCCGACGATTGGTGGGAGGTTTTAGAAGTTTCTAAGAATGCCAGTTTTTCAGAAGTTAAGCAAAGATATTATCAGCTTGCTCGTCAGTATCACCCCGATCACAATTCCTCCGTCATGGCGATTAAAATTATGCAAAAAATTAATCGAGCTTACGAGCGGTTTTTATTTTCTATCTCCCAACGGTAA
- a CDS encoding HhoA/HhoB/HtrA family serine endopeptidase yields MTRNIFNDNISPRNEGNPKRSKSSAMKKLFAYSSLLVLGAGLGIGATYAYSQNPLELAQNIAPAATNPRPSTPAAAAPSTLVMPTNFVASVVQEVGPAVVRINASREVNGGGDFSEFANDPVFRRFFGSQIPERGEKQVQRGTGSGFIISNDGKIITNAHVVEGADKVTVTLKDGRTIDGKVLGSDPLTDVAVVQVEASNLPRVKLGNSDSLQVGEWAIAIGNPLGLDNTVTTGIISAKERNGSQIGASDKRVDFLQTDAAINPGNSGGPLLNDRGEVIGVNTAIIQNAQGLGFAIPIKTAQRIAEQLIATGKVEHPYLGVQMVQLTPEVKEQLADSPMADNWTIPDDSGVLLVRVMRDSPAAAAGLRSGDVLRSVGGKNVTDPDAVQEIVANTQIGDNLPVEISREGQKINLNIQVGSLNTANKS; encoded by the coding sequence ATGACTCGCAATATTTTTAACGATAATATCTCCCCGCGCAACGAAGGCAATCCTAAACGCTCCAAATCTTCTGCAATGAAAAAACTTTTTGCCTATTCCTCTTTACTGGTTTTGGGTGCCGGGTTAGGCATCGGTGCCACCTACGCCTACAGTCAAAATCCTCTAGAATTAGCCCAAAATATTGCCCCCGCTGCCACTAATCCTCGCCCCTCCACACCGGCCGCAGCCGCTCCCTCAACCCTAGTTATGCCCACCAATTTTGTCGCTTCTGTGGTGCAAGAAGTGGGGCCGGCGGTGGTGAGAATTAATGCTTCTAGGGAAGTCAATGGAGGCGGTGATTTTTCGGAATTTGCTAACGATCCTGTTTTCCGTCGCTTCTTCGGTTCTCAAATACCCGAGCGAGGAGAAAAACAAGTTCAAAGAGGTACGGGTTCGGGGTTTATTATCAGTAATGACGGTAAAATTATCACCAATGCTCACGTTGTCGAGGGAGCAGATAAGGTGACTGTCACCCTCAAAGATGGTCGCACTATTGATGGTAAAGTTTTAGGTAGTGATCCTTTAACTGATGTGGCAGTGGTACAGGTGGAAGCGAGCAATTTACCCAGGGTTAAATTAGGTAATTCTGATAGTTTACAGGTGGGAGAATGGGCGATCGCTATCGGCAATCCTTTGGGATTAGATAACACTGTCACCACGGGGATTATTAGTGCCAAGGAACGCAATGGCTCCCAAATTGGTGCTAGTGATAAACGGGTGGATTTCCTGCAAACCGATGCGGCAATTAACCCCGGAAATTCCGGCGGACCTTTGTTAAATGATCGCGGAGAAGTCATCGGAGTTAACACTGCTATCATTCAGAATGCCCAGGGTTTAGGTTTTGCTATTCCGATTAAGACTGCCCAAAGAATCGCCGAACAATTAATCGCTACGGGTAAGGTGGAACATCCCTATCTCGGTGTTCAAATGGTACAGTTAACCCCGGAGGTAAAAGAACAATTAGCCGATAGTCCTATGGCTGATAATTGGACTATCCCCGATGATTCTGGTGTCTTGTTAGTGCGGGTGATGAGAGATTCTCCTGCCGCAGCAGCGGGATTGCGATCGGGTGATGTGTTAAGATCTGTAGGTGGTAAGAATGTCACCGATCCCGATGCGGTTCAGGAAATTGTTGCTAATACTCAAATCGGCGATAATTTACCCGTAGAAATTAGCCGGGAAGGACAAAAAATTAATCTGAATATTCAAGTGGGTAGCTTGAATACTGCTAACAAATCCTAG
- the frr gene encoding ribosome recycling factor yields MQKTVESTQRAFNTIRTGRANASLLDRIVVEYYGMETPLKSLATISTPDATTIAIQPFDRTSMGAIEKAISLSDVGLTPSNDGQTIRLNIPPLTSDRRKELVKLAAKLAEEGKVAIRNIRRDAIDAIRKREKGHEISEDESRDLQDQVQKSTDKFIAKIEDLLTTKEKDIMTV; encoded by the coding sequence ATGCAGAAAACCGTCGAATCAACCCAGAGAGCTTTTAATACGATTCGTACCGGCCGGGCAAATGCTTCTCTTTTAGATCGGATCGTGGTGGAGTATTATGGCATGGAAACTCCCCTCAAGTCCCTAGCGACCATTAGCACTCCCGACGCGACCACGATCGCGATTCAACCCTTCGATCGTACCAGTATGGGGGCGATCGAAAAGGCGATTTCTCTCTCGGACGTGGGTTTAACCCCCAGCAATGACGGTCAGACCATTCGTTTGAATATCCCTCCCCTCACTAGCGATCGCCGCAAGGAATTGGTCAAATTAGCGGCGAAATTGGCCGAAGAAGGAAAGGTGGCTATCCGCAATATTCGCCGGGATGCGATCGATGCTATCCGTAAACGGGAAAAAGGTCACGAAATTTCTGAGGATGAATCCAGGGATTTACAGGATCAAGTGCAGAAATCCACCGATAAATTTATCGCCAAAATCGAGGATTTATTAACGACAAAAGAAAAAGATATCATGACCGTTTAA
- the pyrH gene encoding UMP kinase has product MAYKRVLLKLSGEALMGNLGYGIDPMVVSAIAQEISEVVAQGIQLAIVVGGGNIFRGVKAASAGMDRATADYIGMIATVMNAMTLQDALERAQVPTRVLTAIAMQELAEPYIRRRAIRHLEKGRVVVFGAGSGNPFFTTDTTAALRAAEIDAEVVFKATKVDGVYDSDPSHNPNARRFQSLTYGHVLTHDLRVMDGTAIALCKENNIPIVVFDLSVTGNIVRAVKGEPVGTLVGGFCEVS; this is encoded by the coding sequence ATGGCGTACAAGCGGGTATTATTAAAACTGAGTGGGGAGGCTTTGATGGGCAATCTCGGCTATGGGATCGACCCGATGGTGGTTTCCGCTATCGCCCAGGAAATCTCCGAAGTGGTTGCTCAAGGCATCCAATTGGCGATCGTGGTCGGTGGGGGCAATATTTTTCGCGGGGTGAAAGCCGCCTCGGCCGGCATGGATCGGGCCACGGCCGATTATATTGGTATGATAGCAACAGTCATGAACGCTATGACCTTGCAGGATGCCCTAGAACGAGCGCAAGTACCGACTAGGGTATTAACGGCGATTGCCATGCAGGAATTAGCTGAACCCTACATCCGCCGGCGAGCAATCCGTCATCTGGAAAAAGGTCGGGTGGTGGTTTTCGGTGCGGGATCGGGTAATCCTTTCTTTACCACCGATACCACGGCGGCCCTGCGCGCTGCCGAAATCGATGCGGAAGTGGTGTTTAAAGCGACGAAAGTGGATGGAGTTTATGATTCCGATCCCTCCCATAACCCTAACGCGCGACGCTTTCAAAGTCTTACCTACGGTCATGTGCTGACTCATGATCTGCGGGTGATGGACGGGACTGCGATCGCTCTGTGCAAGGAAAATAATATCCCGATAGTCGTTTTCGATCTGTCGGTGACAGGTAATATTGTTCGCGCTGTCAAAGGTGAACCCGTTGGAACATTGGTAGGAGGATTCTGTGAAGTTAGCTGA
- the aroQ gene encoding type II 3-dehydroquinate dehydratase: MNKLSILVLHGPNLNLLGKREPNLYGNVNLEAINRFLNEEATRLGVNLTAHQSNQEGQLVDWIQQAWGQHDGILINAGAYTHTSIAIRDALLGTKMACVEVHLSNIYKRESFRHHSYIADIAIGQISGFGAESYRLGLWALVDYLQKNREG, from the coding sequence GTGAATAAACTAAGCATTCTGGTTCTGCACGGGCCGAATTTAAACCTATTGGGGAAAAGAGAGCCGAATCTCTACGGTAACGTCAATTTAGAGGCGATTAACCGGTTTTTAAACGAAGAAGCTACCCGTTTAGGGGTGAATTTAACCGCACACCAGTCCAATCAGGAAGGGCAATTAGTGGACTGGATTCAGCAAGCATGGGGTCAGCATGACGGTATTTTGATTAATGCGGGAGCTTATACTCACACCAGTATCGCCATCCGCGACGCACTATTAGGCACAAAAATGGCCTGTGTGGAAGTACACTTAAGCAATATTTACAAACGCGAGTCTTTTCGTCATCATTCCTACATTGCCGATATAGCCATCGGACAGATTAGCGGTTTTGGGGCCGAAAGTTATCGCCTAGGATTATGGGCATTAGTCGATTATTTGCAAAAGAATAGAGAAGGCTAA
- a CDS encoding Rieske 2Fe-2S domain-containing protein has product MLTSTATHPVGGTDIDRFDCRQVWYPIYYVKDLDKKQPQRFTLLEEDLVIWWDKNQQEWRVFEDKCPHRLAPLSEGRLNESGHLECPYHGWSFSGGGNCEFIPQQPENSQANTSRRACVRSFPTAIRQGLLFVYAGNPENAPLTAIPIIEPMEEDADAWICLDTFRDLPYSAVTLIENIIDSSHVPYTHHLTIGNRANAAPMELEIIESNRQGFKGIWPEGPRKGKLGQQYSNFIAPGFIYHDLTSEKFGRTLTAVYATPIRQGECRLFARFPFKFNSKLPKFFIKLTPTWYSHINQNAILEDDQIFLYYQERYLQAQGDSRNFSQACYLPTKADLFVFEYRNWVNQYQADPFAGQPFPPRQSKEILLERYHSHTKNCAVCQGALKNINRLRGLTLAIAIVLGLSLPLLALIFGQSALLPVTVLTALTVLMVAVYWRLGELIKQFYQGRELLPRNTGKKR; this is encoded by the coding sequence ATGCTGACCAGCACTGCTACCCATCCCGTCGGGGGAACAGATATCGATCGCTTTGATTGTCGTCAAGTTTGGTATCCTATCTACTACGTCAAAGATTTAGACAAAAAGCAGCCCCAACGCTTTACCCTACTAGAAGAGGATTTAGTGATTTGGTGGGACAAAAATCAGCAAGAATGGCGAGTTTTCGAGGATAAATGTCCCCATCGCCTCGCTCCTCTCTCAGAAGGTCGTCTTAACGAAAGCGGACATCTAGAATGTCCCTATCACGGTTGGTCTTTTTCCGGAGGAGGAAACTGTGAATTTATTCCCCAACAACCGGAAAACAGTCAAGCTAACACCTCTCGACGCGCTTGTGTGCGGTCTTTTCCCACGGCTATCCGTCAGGGATTATTATTCGTTTATGCGGGTAATCCCGAAAATGCTCCCCTGACTGCGATTCCAATTATTGAACCCATGGAGGAGGATGCCGATGCTTGGATTTGTTTGGATACCTTTCGAGATCTACCCTACTCGGCCGTCACTTTAATCGAAAATATTATCGATTCTAGTCATGTTCCCTATACCCATCATCTCACCATCGGTAATCGGGCCAATGCCGCTCCTATGGAGTTAGAAATTATCGAGTCCAATCGTCAGGGATTTAAGGGAATTTGGCCCGAAGGACCGCGTAAAGGTAAATTAGGTCAACAATACAGCAATTTTATCGCCCCCGGATTCATTTACCACGATCTCACCTCGGAAAAGTTCGGACGGACTTTAACAGCTGTCTATGCAACTCCAATCCGTCAGGGAGAATGTCGTCTCTTTGCTCGTTTTCCCTTTAAATTTAACTCTAAACTGCCGAAATTCTTCATTAAGCTTACCCCCACTTGGTATTCCCACATCAATCAAAACGCTATTCTTGAAGATGATCAGATTTTTCTCTACTATCAAGAGCGTTATCTGCAAGCTCAGGGGGATAGTCGGAATTTTAGTCAAGCTTGTTATCTCCCTACCAAAGCGGATTTATTCGTGTTTGAGTATCGCAATTGGGTTAATCAATACCAAGCTGATCCTTTCGCCGGTCAACCTTTTCCCCCCCGACAATCAAAAGAGATTCTCCTGGAACGCTATCACTCCCATACCAAAAATTGTGCTGTTTGTCAAGGGGCTTTAAAAAATATTAATCGTCTGCGGGGGTTAACATTAGCGATCGCTATTGTTCTTGGTCTATCTTTACCACTTTTAGCCCTAATTTTCGGTCAATCGGCCCTCCTTCCCGTGACAGTGCTGACAGCATTAACTGTCCTTATGGTGGCAGTTTATTGGCGCTTGGGAGAACTGATAAAACAGTTTTATCAAGGACGGGAACTATTGCCGAGAAATACCGGCAAAAAGCGATAA